In the Pan paniscus chromosome 19, NHGRI_mPanPan1-v2.0_pri, whole genome shotgun sequence genome, AGATTGCATCTTTCGTGGTTATTTCCCACAAGCTCAGTAGATAGTGCTAATACTTAGTACCCTAATCTCCTTCAGGAGTGAAGATGAAGCTGGCTGCTATAAACACGTCCCTACCCTTCCATCCTGTCAGCCTATTTTGGGACTTTACCCTAAACATGCATTGAACGGAAGCTCTAAACTCAGGGATCTTGTGACTGTGACTGGAGGAGGGGAACAGACTCAGAGGCCGGCCCTAGGTAGGAGGGGCAAGGGAGCGATCCgagccccggccccgcccctcgCATgcgtctctttttaaaaaagcgcGGGCGTGCCTTGCGCAGGCGCAATGCTGGGGCGACGGTTAGCCGCGCAGGCGCGGTGAAGGGAGGATGGCGGAGTTGGTACCTTTTGCGGTTCCCATCGAGAGTGACAAAACCTTGCTAGTGTGGGAGCTGAGCTCCGGACCCACGGCCGAGGCTTTGCATGTGAGCCGGGgccaggatggagggagggatggagaatGCTGCCCACCCGCTGACTGGGAGTTCCGGAGTCCTGCCTCAGACCctcacctgcctgagcctccgcTGAAGGACTCTTAATTATAAAGGGGATCCCAACTGACAACTGACGACCCCCAACAGATTTTTAGAGTCCCAGAGAGGTATCTCTCCACCGTCAGAACGTTTTACCTTCCAGTGCTTCTTAAAGTTTAGGATTTTAAGAGGAAAACCTGTTGATTAAGTGGGAAGTGTTTTGAATCGCATCCTTCGCGAAGAGAGGTTTGGGGAATATGAGGGCATGTGCGGTTTTGTTTTCTGGGCGTGAGATTTCATGCATTTACTTGTCCCACCCCCACAGCATTCTCTGTTCACAGCATTTTCCCAGTTTGGCCTTCTGTATTCAGTCCGGGTCTTCCCAAATGCTGCAGTGGCCCATCCTGGTTTCTATGCCGTCATTAAGTTTTATTCTGCAAGGGCTGCCCACAGAGCCCAAAAGGCATGCGACCGGAAGCAGCTT is a window encoding:
- the RDM1 gene encoding RAD52 motif-containing protein 1 isoform X4 → MAELVPFAVPIESDKTLLVWELSSGPTAEALHHSLFTAFSQFGLLYSVRVFPNAAVAHPGFYAVIKFYSARAAHRAQKACDRKQLFQKSPVKVRLGTRHKAVQHQALALNSSKCQELANYYFGFNGWSKRIIKDRYHSL